The Paenibacillus dendritiformis region ATCGAGGGAACGGATGCATCCTATTACTACCACAGGCATCCGCAGGCGTGGTACGAATCGCCCTCGGGAGCGCAGGCCTGGATCGACCAATATAATGAGGCGGTGCGGCAGGTAGCGATCAAGACGAATACGCGACTTGCGGATGCAGCCGCACGGTGGGAGTGCGAGCTGCACTCTGGCACGCGGCTGGCTGATCTGTTGCGTACGAAGGAGAATAGCGGGGAAGACGACGGCACCCATCCGACGGCATGGGGACACCGGATCTATGCCGATTGCATCGCGGATCACCTCGCAGAACTATTGAAGCTTAAATGATCCAGTACGGAGACGATAAATTGTGAAACGAGCAAGACCGGGCGTGCGGGATAACCGTCATGTGAGTCACCTGCCAGGGGTGGTCCGCATACGATATCTCAACGCCCTTGCTTTTTTGCAACCTAAAAGTTGCCTCTATCCAATAGAGTTGGCCCCGTTAAAAAATGGGCGAGTCAGGAAGGAACCTCAGCTTGCATATGTGCGAATAAAGGAGTGTTGGCAGCGATGAAGCCAAAGCAGTCGAAATGGAACTCGGCGTTTAAGCGGTTCATTATGACCCTCCTGTTCCTGAGCGCCGTCATCGGATTGTCCGCCTGAAGCGGATTCGAAGCTCACCTATACAGGCCGGATGCAGCCGCGGCAGCGATTATCCCTGTGGCGAAGGCTCATGGCAGCGAAATCGGAGGACGATAGGCGGTTCTTGACCGGGCAGCTTAGGAAGCAGGGCAGGCATATGCGCTGCTTCCGCGATAGCGTTAGACTGATGAGCGCTGAAGATCTAGGCAGTAAGTCTTTGTTGCTGATGCTGTGTTATGGTACAATGGCGTTATGTGTTTTGGCGTGTTTTTTTGAGGAGTGGATACGAACATGACTAAATATCGATTGTTAGCTCTTGATATGGACGGCACGCTGCTGACTGACGATCACCGCATCAGCAAAAAGACCGGAGAGGCGATACGGGACGCGCGCGAAGCGGGCATCACGGTCATCCTGTCTACGGGACGCGCGTTCGAAAATGCGGTGCCCTACGCGGAGGAATTGGGTCTCGATTCCCCAATGGTCACTGTGAACGGCAGCGAAGTATGGAAGAAGCCGCATCAGATTTATATCCGCCATTTGCTGGATCGCGAGGCGGTGAAGCGTCTGGTGGCCTTGTCGGAATCGCATGACACCTGGTTCTGGGCTTATTCCACGAAGCGGCAATATAATCGGGAAAATTGGAATGCCGATATCGACAGCGAGGATTGGCTGAAGTTCGGTTA contains the following coding sequences:
- a CDS encoding Cof-type HAD-IIB family hydrolase encodes the protein MTKYRLLALDMDGTLLTDDHRISKKTGEAIRDAREAGITVILSTGRAFENAVPYAEELGLDSPMVTVNGSEVWKKPHQIYIRHLLDREAVKRLVALSESHDTWFWAYSTKRQYNRENWNADIDSEDWLKFGYFNEDKDVLGSLWKELRVLGGLELSNSSPDNIEINPFGIHKASGLRTVCDLIGCTMSQTVSIGDSLNDLAAIQASGLGIAMGNAQDDVKRAADAVVRSNNEDGIAQAIWEYVLK